The window TTGTCTTGGCTTTGATGATTTAAGGATCCTAGACAGCTGGTCCACAAGATAAATGGGTTGATATCTTTTATGAATAGTTGATGAACACTTTTTCTATCAACATTTTTAGATATAGTACCTGGTGTTAACACAGTGGAACTTATAGCAGTTTGAATTGAACTTATGATTCATTTGACGTTAACAATGAGGtcataaaataaaacatcaaTTACAATTTTTGTGCACTTATATGCAATAGTACATGCAACCTCTTGTGTGCATTTCTTTGTAATGTGTTTCGATTATTAGCTATGTATTTATATTCGTTGCACTGATGTTTAGTGAAATCAGTGTGAATGAATAAAGAAGATTCTGTGGGACTTCCTATATAACTTGCTCATAACcctttatcattttatttaattatgatattttatataaaatccTAGTATGTAGACAATGGTGGTTCTTATAGTTGATCAAAAATCCTATTTTATGGACAATGCTTTTTATTTTGGTTGTATATATGTCTGTAAATTTGCTTCCAGGCCTGTGAAATCTTACATTGTGTTTATGTTGTTTCAGCATGACAAAGGCGATTGTTGATGCCTTCTTAAATTTGAGCCTTGATGATCCTCCTAGTAATTTGGCTGCTGCCACTTTGTTTTACATTTTAACAAGTGATGTAAGTAAATTTTggccttcttgtttttcttaaatcttttaagGTTGAATTTCAATTGATCTGTTTTCAATCTATATCCTTTTCaccaaatttcaattttattgtttattactttttatattaCTGTTCAATGTCGATTGAGTAGCGTGATTGTAATTGTAAAGTTCATTTTTACTGTTCTATCTCCAGAGCATTGTATTCGTTTCAAGTTCTTAGGTGTTCCTAGGTACACCTTGAGCAAGTTGTACCTaagactaatttttttaaaaattactcaTTTGAATGGTTCCATATGAACAAATGGTAGCTATTTTTGagaaaatgaaggaaaaaaTAGATGGGGTGCTGCAAAGGAACATAATGCGCACCTGTTCTGGCTGTTCATTTGGTCTTTTATTAAATGTAGATGTTCTCTCTGCATCTCTTATGTTCTTGTGGGAGTAAGTTTCATTTGCTAGACCGACCGACCATATGATTTGTTTTGTGTTTTTTCCCCTAATTATGGTTTGAAGTTGTCATTCAAGTATCTCATTCGTGTTGTTATTTTTAGGGTCAGGACAGTTACCTTTTGGATTCATTTTCATCCATTCGGTTCCTGCTAAAGCTGTTAAAACCAATAGTTGCTGACACTGCTTCTGACAATTATAAAGCACCTAGCATCAGCCAGAAACTTCTTGCACTTCGGAAGGATATGCTTTTGTCGCTGGATTTGAGAAAGAGGGCAGATTCAAGCGCCATTAATATAGCTCAAAAAGTTCTAGAAACTCTTGTTACTTGCAAGGATCTTAAGGCTAGCAATATAGAGGATGATGACATATTAAGGCCGGAGTTGAATGCAAATTGGATATCTTTGTTGACTATGGAAAAAGCTTGCTTATCAACAATTGCTATAGAAGGTAAGACAATAGATACTTGCACGCTAGGAATTAGCCTTCcaattttcaatatcttgtaggTAATATCAGGATATAGTACATTCTACAGTGGTAGTAGTGGGTTcttttttaccctttttttGGTAGTGGTGCAGTGGTATGTCTTCGCACAAATTTTGCATTTCATCTGAttccttaaattattttttttgctcTATAAACTTGGTCATGGATGTAAGGGAGGCTTTAGTCCTTGAAAGTTTGTTGTGATATTTTATATAAGCAAGTGGGTTCAGCTTATTGTCCTCCCTTGTACAATCTTTTGATGTTGGGGATTAAACCAATTGTAGGTGTTAGTGGTGGGAAGCTGACCCTACTAGAAAATTTTCCTCCTCCCCCTTCCGTAAAGATAAAATTTGCTTTAGTCATTTGGTTTTATATTAAGTTGGTCCTCTCATAAAAATTGTTTCAAGAACAGCCACTGGATTACCCTCTgaagtctctttttttttgttaactttgaATTATGCTTCTTTAGCTTGAGAAAGTTCTAatctatttctttatttttctgttTCTATTGAATAGAGTTTGTTGACTTCAATGGGAAATAAAGTTACTTGTATTGTTGTATTCTTATATGATTGTGTTTCAATTCACTTACCTCCCGCCTTTTAGTTTATGTGccagaaaaataaatttactacATCAATGAATTTAACATTATTTGTACTTAATAATGGTCCAATCAGTGTGTCATTGAACACGCAACGTTCGTTTCTTGGAGTATCATAATATACCAACTTCTTCGATTGACGGATACATTGCTTTGCAGAATTTACATTGTAATACTTCACTGTCATTCAATTTTTTTGCTTGGGTCTTCTCCAGATCCTGTGCAATTGACGTTTCCCTTTTCTCTAGCGACAAACAGAAATAACATCTTTATATTACAAAAGTAAGGTTGTCTGCATGTGACCACCCAAACCCTGCCTAGGTGAGAGCCACTTGGCCTTAGTCATTCTTTTTGATAGCTCCCTTTCTTTTGTTTGCTCAGACGCCTCTGGCACAGTAAGGAGAACTGGTGGCAACTTCAAGGAAAAACTACGAGAGCTGGGTGGACTTGATGCAGTTTTTGAGCTTACAATAAACTTTCATTCCACATTGGAGGTGTGAGCTTGTATGTTTactttattgcattattttctttgTAATTCAACAAAAAGCTAATGCCTAAAAAATGATAGTAATTTCTTCAGTAAGCTGCAATGTTGTGAGTTGGCCTGTTCTTTTGTTATGCATTGTTATGTATGCATGTTATTGTGTTTGTATCAAGAACTCTGGTAATCTCAGTCCTGCCACTTGTGGCATGGGCTATGTAACTGTGTTACTGtatatttttggtttttttcttttatctcttGCCTGATGATTATATGACTGATTAGCAGTTAACAAGTTGCTATGAAACTATGGCTTTTTATCTGGGTTGCCTTTTAGTTATTCCTGCTATTTGAGTGTTATTCTGCAGTAGAATAGTAATTGGTTAGAGTGGTTTGACTTGATGTTTATGAGCTTTAATTATGTGTTGAAGGTTACATGTTTTACCTAAGAATGAGGCTTGAGGCAGTCATGTAAATGTAGCTCACTCAAAACTGATGCAATAAATATTTGAGTTGACAGTAATTATTTCAATTGCTGACTTGAACTGCATGCTCTAGGGTTCAGTTGAGCCTGTCAGACCTTCATCGAGTAATTCAAAAGATGGCAAGCTACAATGTCTGCCACTGCTTTTGAAGTGCTTCAAGATTTTGGAGAATGCGACTTTCTTAAGCGAGGAAAATCAAGTAAGTGATGAGTCATGGTTCAGTTCCCTTTATTATGTTACCTGGTTAATAATATGATCTTCAATTTAAAGTGAGCCTAAGATATTATTATTGATTGACTGAAAGGAAACTTAttcgttttgtttttttttttttattacagaaTCATCTAAGAGATGAGTGATGGTTTGGTTGCCACTTATTCATTTTGCTTTCCTATTACAGAATCATTTGCTTGGACTGAAAGGTAACTTGGCTGCTGGTCAAGGTTCTTCGTTATCCTTTGTGAAACTCATGACCAGTCTTATCAAGATTCTCTCAGGTACTTATGAGAACCTGCTGATTCAGCAATTTCTTTCATGTTATTGTTGTTCGGTAAGATCTCTTTTCAACTATCTCAACCTGTTCATGTTTATTCGAGCTACTGTTGTtccttacatttttttttaataattcatctACAGAACTCTCACTAAGGAAAACGACCCATACAAATTCAAGTCAGGAAATTGCGGCAAAATTTGTTTACGAGATGGATTGTTGTCCTGCAATACTTTTGAATGCAGGACAGAGAGGTATTTCTAGTTGCTATGTTTTAATGAATAGCGATATTTTGTCTTCATCATAATATTATCTATTATGGTAGTAACTTAGTCTGTTGTGGGGCTCACTGAATCAGCATAGCTGTTTACATGACTCAATGTTCtcatcaaaaatttaaattttctaaaaacaaaGTTTTGATAATTATTGAGCTTCCTTTTGGTTTTTGGGTTTTGAGTAGTGGCTGATATCTTTGAACATGTTAGTGCACAGCAATAGGGTTTCATCCATGCATTCCTCTCAAGAATGTAGTAGCTCAGGAAGATACTTGTCAGATTCAGATTTAAGGATATCCCAGAGCAGCCAGCGGTTGTCTAGCTCCCAGTCCGGATCATTATCATCAAATTTGAGTGCCACGACAAAGTTTGGAGTGGGGAGTTGTTTGTTAGAGAAAGCAGCCAGCATATCTGccattaaaaattcaattaaaggAGCACCTGTAAATGGTCATATCTCAAAAACAACGCTGGCTCTTTCTAAGAGCCCATATGATGATGACAACGACATGTTTATTGACCTAGATGACAGTCAAGATCCTTTTGCTTTTGATGAAGATGATTATGCATCCTCTAGATGGGAATCACATCCTGGGAGACAGAGAGTACAGCACAACCAAAACATAAGGCCAACGTTTTCAGATGCTGAGGATGAATGTTTAATGCTTCCTATGTTGAGCCAGGAAGGCTCTGCTTCTCAGCCAATGTTGCACCAGGAAGATTTTGGCAGTGAGGAACAAACCGAAAGGAATCATATTCTAAGTGATATCTCATGTACAACTATTGACGAAGAAAGCTTCAGCCTTGTTTCTGAATGCCTGCTGACTGCCATCAAGGTGAGATATGTTGCTCAGTTTCTGTCTCATTATTTCGTAAGACCTTACATTTTCTTTGTTGCTTTGCTTTTGtgctttttatcacaaaaagtTATCTTGTATTCTTGCATCAATGAAATGATTActcttatttattttcttttcgcTGATAATGTAAACCCTTTTCTTCTGTATGTGCATTTTCTGTCTAAAAACTACTGTGTTCTAGATTGAACTCCTCCCTTCGGAAATCTTATCATCAGGCCAGGTTGAATGATTTTCTTTGCTCATAGTTCTGGATCAATATTTCTATTGAATCTTAATTATATACTTGTATATTTCAAGGGACCAAAATTTTTCATGTTTggttcatttgaatatttgagtttaatttGGATATGATTCGTAGAATATTGATAATTTTGGCAAAGGTGCTAAAATTTGGCTCTGTACATGACTACCAATTGTTGCGGGTAATACTGTGTTCTAAGTGAATATTTATGGTACATATTTGACAGGTGCTCATGAACCTGACTAATGATAATGATGTTGGCTGCCAGAAAATTGCTAATTGTGGTGGGCTTGAATTGCTCTCTTGTTTGATAGCAAGGCACTTCCCTTTATTCAGTCTTTTAACTTCTGGCAAGATAAAAGGGAATACCTTGTTTATTGGTAATGCGTTGGGACTAGAAAGCCAGAAAGATATACATCTCAATGACCAGGAGTTGCTTGTCACAATTCTAGGCTTGCTAGTTAATATGGTGGAGAATGATGGTGATAACAGGTTTGTCAAAATGAGTACagttattaactttttttgtttgcatGTGCTCCCTGTTGGTCCAAGTTTCTGTTTCTTTCTGTAATGCTATATGGTGCTGGTGTTCACCAGCTTTTTTATTCTTAGTTAACTGTTGGTCAACTTTCTATCTTTTGTTTCCATCATTTAGTACCTTGGTGTTTTGTAAAAATTTGTTATCGTTTTCATCGTATTAATTGTTCTCTATTATCTGAGTTGTATGAATGTTTGGGTGTCTCAATGAGGAAATTTCTGGATGAAGGATAGGTTTGTCTGGCAGTTACTCTTTTTCCTTCTGAGTTCCGATGCATTCTTGCTAACGAAAGTTGAATATAGTCATGTTGAGGAGTTTTAGTTTTACAGTGTTATATTGCAAAATCAAGTAACGAAGTGGTGTTGCAATAAAATTGATTGGTTCATTGATGATGATTTAGGTCTTATGATATAGTAGTATAAAGTGaactttttttcaatttgtcTCAAAATAGAGCTGTGTATTTGAAGTTATGGCGTATTGAAGTATAGTCTTTGTTTCTGGTGTGACCTACTACAGTGCTTCTGTTCAGATCTTTATGCTGTTTTTCCTGTTCTGTTCTGAGTGATTCATCGGGAACGTTAATGTGATAATAATTCACATCGATGCCGAACCATATATGTGGTGCTTGCGATATTATACTTGTCTTTATCAAGTCTTCAGATCTTGAATATGATGTTCCTTGTAGATCACGGCTTGCAGCTGCTGAGGTTCCGTTACACAACTCAGGCTACTTGCAAGAAAATCACACTGGTGTGTTATCACTGTTATGCTCCGTCTTTTTAGCTAACAGAGGAGCTGGGGAGGCTACTGAAGAAGACTTTCAGTCTTTGGTGAGTGTTGGTTTCTTTATTTTGTAGTATTCCTTTTTGCTTCAGTCTaaatggtttgatttgcataaCAGGCGCTAGGaaacataaaatgcaaattaaccTTGCATCCAGCTTGCACTGAGATGACAGCTCCCCATGTTATCAACAGTTTGTTTGCATATGTTTAGCTGATTAGGAATAGAATAAAAGTGATTTAGAAACGGAAAACCATTAAATTTCCAAAAGTTCACCAATACGGTTGTTCTCCTACTTATACAGGACAATGAAAATTTGGTCTTGCAAAGGGAAAAAGAAGCCGAGAAAATGATTGTAGAAGCGTATGCTGCTCTGCTTCTGGCGTTTCTCTCCACTGAAAGGTTTATATTTTTTCACTTGATCTTGTCCTTGTCTCTTATTCGTCCTCTATGTTTCTAAAGCTGAAGTCATTTCCTGAAATAAACAACAGCAAAAGTGTACGCAGTGCGATTGCAAATTTACTCCCTGATCGCAGCTTGAGAGTTCTTGTCCCTGTAATGGAGCGATTTGTGGTATGTTagcatttattttattatccaTGATGTTGCGTCCATTATTGGTGAAgccaaaatttataattttttggtttttgattaTATTTGACCGTATTTGAAAAATGACTCCTTAAATCATGTGCAcatatttatatgaagttgcaaatgatgtttgctatcaacTATCAAGAGTTGATACTTGATCATAAACTCCGTTCAAATCCTGCTAGCCAAGGTAAGGAGCTATGTTGAAGACAATGGGGCAATGGAAAATTATCCTTGATATGGACTACACAAAATGCACATTAATGGCAATTTTCTGGTTCATGCAAATGACACACAAATCTGACTTAACACACCCTTCTTTTCTTTCAGACGTTTCATCTGACGTTTAACATGATCTCACCCGAGACCCATAGAACTGTGAGCGAAGTAATTGAATCATGTAGGCTTCCGTAAACGAGCAGGAAAACAGTACGCCTGTGTACAGGTTTGCCAGCTTTAATTGGTTGATCATATCTTTTAAACTCGGTTTAAGTTGGTGATCAATGCTTGTGCTCTCGGGATCCTGTGGGGAAGATTAAAAGCAAAAGTAGCGTATAAGAAATCTGGATGATGGATTGTGTCAACTGAGGGTTTAAAGTTCTTTTACCACACTGGTAGTCTTAGTTTCCTTGTATTAAGGATGAGAATAGCTTATAGTGTATTCAGAGATGACAGGAATGTCTGTCATCAAAGTTGTAATGTATGAATTTTCATCTCTTGATTAGTAGTTGGTCTCTATGATTTTAGAGATGAAATAACGATTCATGATCAGGGTTTGTTCTCTTCGActtattgttattcttactATTAGTATTTCTTATTGATATTAGCTTAATAGTATTATGACATGGTACAATGCATCGACGAAAACAATTTGTTTCATCTATGGCCTCGTCGTAGGCGCCAGAAAATTTAGTAATTTACTgaaaaccttttttttctttgataatTCTTAAAGAAAATCCTATGATCAAGGGACCATTGTCGAGCTGaagattcaaatataaaatttgatCAAAATGAAGACTCGAGCttacatacattatacatagtGTGTTCTCTAATTCATGCTCGAAGTTCCAGTTATGTTATCTTGGTTGGATGAACATTTGACACATTGTCCCATAATCATACTTATGGACGTTCATAATCAAGTACTCGTGTTTTTACATACTCAAGGACGTAAATATTTGACatttcaattaatttaaaaGACAGCTCATGTTATAAATCATTACACTCCAATATTCGAAAATATTTTCCAACTTTTGTACTCTTGAAGTGTTAGCTCATGTCTAGATGGTATTTAAGTTACGTTCTTTGAAATATTAGACTAACAATCAACTAGATAACTACATTACAAGATAGGAAATAATGTGAAACTTAATCAGTTTATTAAATTTGAGTAATAAAGTCAAGGAAaatttacctaaaataattttattttttattgattttctacaataatctcaacttttgattaaccataaataatccgaGCTTTATGGTCACTTACCAAGAATGATGTTACTCAAATAGTGACTGATTCAATTTGCATGTTAATTGCCAcacacaaaaagaaaaataaaataaaaaattaaaaaatattaaaaattaaaagttaaaatcaaaaataaagttactttttgttttgaaatgaaaaataaataaataaataaaataaaattaaagttacttgatttctcttttaatttttaaattttttttttaaatttaattttgtatttaaataCTTGTATAGGTAAAAAGTTACCTTTGTGCATTCTTATCAAACATCCTTATAGctggaattattcatggttaatcaaaaattgaaattattgtagaaaaatcagtaaaaacattaattattctAGTAATTTTTCGTAAACTCAACATCTGCTTtcgataaataaaatgaaaaattacaaagaataatacaaccttttgtaTATTTCGCTataattatatcaatttttgattagccataaataatatcaacttaggGGGTGTAAactaaaattagtattattccAGAAAAACAACCTCTTAAATTGGTGTTGTTCATGATTACTCAAAAATCGATATTATTATACAGAAATtgacaaaatataatattattccgaataatttttcataaataagaACAATCTAACTTTTTTATCCACTAAAGATCAACTTTCTGCCAAAAATAACCCAACCAAGGGTAAATTACCCACGctttcatttcaaaattttctttttaacgGTAAAAAATTGACATTTAATAAAACACGCGGATAAAAAAAGAGCCACTTATAGAATGACAAAAATCAAGGAACAGATAATTTAAGAGAGAAAAACCAAAATAATTTGAGAGCAGAAAAAAATTGTAGAGAGAGAAGCAAATAGAAAGGGATATGATGAACAGTGAAagtaatcaacaacgatcaaatTATCGCAGAAAGAAGATCTTTATTACTTCTTACTTTACGATCGCCGAAGATCTAGCATTTCTAATTTATGCGTGATTGTTTttggtaatttttattttgttgttcaattcAGCTGAATTTGAAGTTGACTAATTTGATTTATTGAATTGTGAACTTGATTTTGAATTGCAGTAGTTGATTGGATCTGATATTAgtttaagttgaaattattagatCATAGATCTAATTATGCTGTTTAGAAATACTATAGTTTGAGTGAATTTAGTTTGAAGCTAAGTGTGTGGACTTGAATGATAAGTGAATGGTGATAATGATGGTGATGTAATTTTGGTGCTTAGTTTTAGTGGTTTTAATCAAGTGA of the Amaranthus tricolor cultivar Red isolate AtriRed21 chromosome 6, ASM2621246v1, whole genome shotgun sequence genome contains:
- the LOC130815047 gene encoding wings apart-like protein 2 isoform X1 → MIVRTYGRRKIGRTFSNSSFNDSEFLIEDYEKKDEDPFAFSEPTNSTASTSYSLSQFKEQREIGNFSFSSQDSSRWVNSESENDTNSNYKSSLSSLSLQLLAPKKKARKLNNGRREKKREKKLGLMETTSLMETQEYGEMMECIDEVEFALDGLKGGKGIRVRRSSLLSLLNVCGIPQQRRLLKAQGMTKAIVDAFLNLSLDDPPSNLAAATLFYILTSDGQDSYLLDSFSSIRFLLKLLKPIVADTASDNYKAPSISQKLLALRKDMLLSLDLRKRADSSAINIAQKVLETLVTCKDLKASNIEDDDILRPELNANWISLLTMEKACLSTIAIEDASGTVRRTGGNFKEKLRELGGLDAVFELTINFHSTLEGSVEPVRPSSSNSKDGKLQCLPLLLKCFKILENATFLSEENQNHLLGLKGNLAAGQGSSLSFVKLMTSLIKILSELSLRKTTHTNSSQEIAAKFVYEMDCCPAILLNAGQRVHSNRVSSMHSSQECSSSGRYLSDSDLRISQSSQRLSSSQSGSLSSNLSATTKFGVGSCLLEKAASISAIKNSIKGAPVNGHISKTTLALSKSPYDDDNDMFIDLDDSQDPFAFDEDDYASSRWESHPGRQRVQHNQNIRPTFSDAEDECLMLPMLSQEGSASQPMLHQEDFGSEEQTERNHILSDISCTTIDEESFSLVSECLLTAIKVLMNLTNDNDVGCQKIANCGGLELLSCLIARHFPLFSLLTSGKIKGNTLFIGNALGLESQKDIHLNDQELLVTILGLLVNMVENDGDNRSRLAAAEVPLHNSGYLQENHTGVLSLLCSVFLANRGAGEATEEDFQSLDNENLVLQREKEAEKMIVEAYAALLLAFLSTESKSVRSAIANLLPDRSLRVLVPVMERFVTFHLTFNMISPETHRTVSEVIESCRLP
- the LOC130815047 gene encoding wings apart-like protein 1 isoform X2; its protein translation is MIVRTYGRRKIGRTFSNSSFNDSEFLIEDYEKKDEDPFAFSEPTNSTASTSYSLSQFKEQREIGNFSFSSQDSSRWVNSESENDTNSNYKSSLSSLSLQLLAPKKKARKLNNGRREKKREKKLGLMETTSLMETQEYGEMMECIDEVEFALDGLKGGKGIRVRRSSLLSLLNVCGIPQQRRLLKAQGMTKAIVDAFLNLSLDDPPSNLAAATLFYILTSDGQDSYLLDSFSSIRFLLKLLKPIVADTASDNYKAPSISQKLLALRKDMLLSLDLRKRADSSAINIAQKVLETLVTCKDLKASNIEDDDILRPELNANWISLLTMEKACLSTIAIEDASGTVRRTGGNFKEKLRELGGLDAVFELTINFHSTLEGSVEPVRPSSSNSKDGKLQCLPLLLKCFKILENATFLSEENQNHLLGLKGNLAAGQGSSLSFVKLMTSLIKILSELSLRKTTHTNSSQEIAAKFVYEMDCCPAILLNAGQRVHSNRVSSMHSSQECSSSGRYLSDSDLRISQSSQRLSSSQSGSLSSNLSATTKFGVGSCLLEKAASISAIKNSIKGAPVNGHISKTTLALSKSPYDDDNDMFIDLDDSQDPFAFDEDDYASSRWESHPGRQRVQHNQNIRPTFSDAEDECLMLPMLSQEGSASQPMLHQEDFGSEEQTERNHILSDISCTTIDEESFSLVSECLLTAIKVLMNLTNDNDVGCQKIANCGGLELLSCLIARHFPLFSLLTSGKIKGNTLFIGNALGLESQKDIHLNDQELLVTILGLLVNMVENDGDNRSRLAAAEVPLHNSGYLQENHTGVLSLLCSVFLANRGAGEATEEDFQSLALGNIKCKLTLHPACTEMTAPHVINSLFAYV